In the genome of Fusobacterium necrogenes, one region contains:
- a CDS encoding KAP family P-loop NTPase fold protein, giving the protein MKHYEKLTKKRKAFIEQLYNLINTQFEEQEKLVELESLKKVKKQKDKIKLIIEELENNSDHIQRIFIDAPWGMGKSFFSKALKEKIEKENVIRGEEIKLININAWETDYFSDPMKSLIGEIDEAIGLSNTIKEEAKNLFSRGIQTLKKIGWDEAVNFIGEIGLNKILNTVGISEEKRKEIIDTFNETKDINTDELKEYQRYKKLVSNFKIALSKNKKLKVIVIDELDRCKPTYAIELLETIKHFFGVKNIIFVFLVNKKQLQSIISTSYLQDDECSEYFEKFFDIQFNLPELEYEDFIQIEYDKYNQPQTYEVNNEGISEDDIRIYESIFLDAFSSNCDSSVVSPRNFIKSFKKFRILLASLEKWEKGSYPLMIMLILYFIKEEFFNKIKNDGKNVENKNDNNGDISIALLCFKTFFEYLNGEKIGKEQLNLGNIISSYQGYKIKDKYFADIYYKILLQVLFFETGEIRKRKDISHLLNYLTLGESVNIYNDLRIEIKIDNKRIVFNEIYLGIYPQDFMSNEFKNVGYIKIIKKSFSEKELKKYYLTERGNSYYSTALLEAWAEQKYNFTTNIK; this is encoded by the coding sequence ATGAAACATTATGAAAAATTAACTAAAAAGAGAAAAGCTTTTATCGAACAATTATATAATCTAATCAATACTCAATTTGAAGAACAAGAGAAATTAGTAGAATTAGAATCTCTAAAAAAAGTTAAAAAACAAAAAGATAAAATTAAACTAATAATTGAAGAATTAGAAAATAATTCTGATCATATTCAAAGAATATTTATAGATGCCCCTTGGGGAATGGGGAAAAGCTTTTTTTCTAAAGCACTAAAGGAAAAGATAGAGAAAGAAAACGTAATTAGAGGAGAGGAAATTAAATTAATAAATATTAATGCTTGGGAAACTGACTATTTTTCTGACCCTATGAAATCTTTAATTGGAGAGATTGATGAAGCAATTGGATTAAGCAATACTATAAAAGAAGAAGCTAAAAATCTTTTTTCAAGAGGAATTCAAACATTAAAAAAAATAGGCTGGGATGAAGCAGTTAATTTTATAGGAGAAATTGGGCTAAATAAAATTTTAAATACAGTTGGAATAAGTGAAGAAAAAAGAAAAGAAATTATAGATACTTTTAATGAAACCAAAGATATTAATACTGATGAATTAAAAGAATATCAGAGATATAAAAAATTAGTGAGTAATTTTAAAATAGCTTTATCTAAAAATAAAAAGTTGAAAGTTATAGTGATAGATGAGTTAGATAGATGTAAGCCTACTTATGCTATTGAACTATTAGAAACAATAAAACATTTTTTTGGTGTGAAAAATATTATCTTTGTTTTCTTAGTAAATAAAAAGCAATTACAAAGTATTATTTCAACTTCTTATTTACAAGATGATGAGTGTTCAGAGTATTTTGAGAAATTTTTTGATATTCAATTTAATTTACCAGAGCTTGAATATGAGGATTTTATTCAAATAGAGTATGATAAATATAATCAGCCCCAAACCTATGAAGTGAATAATGAAGGAATTTCAGAGGACGATATTAGAATATATGAATCTATATTTTTAGATGCTTTCAGTTCAAACTGTGATAGTTCCGTTGTTTCTCCAAGAAATTTTATTAAGTCTTTTAAGAAATTTAGAATCCTACTTGCCTCTTTAGAAAAATGGGAAAAAGGTAGTTACCCTCTTATGATTATGTTGATTCTATATTTTATTAAAGAAGAGTTTTTCAATAAAATTAAAAATGATGGAAAGAATGTGGAAAATAAAAATGATAATAACGGAGATATTTCCATAGCTCTTCTCTGTTTTAAAACCTTTTTTGAATATTTAAATGGAGAAAAAATTGGAAAAGAACAGCTTAATTTAGGAAATATTATTTCTTCATATCAAGGTTATAAGATTAAAGATAAATATTTTGCAGATATATATTATAAAATACTTTTACAAGTATTATTTTTTGAAACAGGAGAAATAAGGAAGCGAAAAGATATTTCTCATCTGTTAAATTATCTAACTTTAGGAGAAAGTGTTAATATTTATAATGATTTAAGAATAGAAATTAAAATTGACAATAAACGAATAGTATTTAATGAAATATATTTAGGTATTTATCCCCAAGATTTTATGAGTAATGAGTTTAAAAATGTTGGATATATTAAAATTATCAAAAAGTCTTTCTCTGAAAAAGAGTTAAAAAAATATTATCTTACTGAAAGAGGAAATTCTTATTATTCTACTGCTCTTCTTGAAGCTTGGGCAGAGCAAAAATACAATTTCACTACGAATATAAAATAA
- a CDS encoding type I restriction endonuclease subunit R, producing the protein MAKKSEFNEATRVQMPALVHLTRIGYEYIGKISEVRTDIDYQPDTNILIDEFKKQFEKLNPEHKDKFDDTLKTIVQELDNDDIGKSFYKRLVSVSPIKLIDFENIQNNSFCCTAEFTCKNGEEEFRPDITLFVNGLPLVFVEVKKPNNDGGIIAESNRMNEKRFPNKKFRRFINITQLMIFSNNMEYDAMGGIVPIQGAFYCTASKKKAFFNCFREDTKGNEEIPEFLQSFPYKEIDRDIERKILTDFNNQVLHLAPEYLTNLDVNTPTNRILTSMCSPERLLYLLKYGIAYVNFEKEVDGKIESIEEKHIMRYQQLFASLALRKKLEAGIKSGIIWHTQGSGKTALSYHLTNILKDYYSSKNQVAKFYFIVDRLDLLEQSSQEFEARGLSVKTANTRAELMQQFRENKSLEGSSGQNEITVVNIQRFEEDREKVELPPYATNLQRVFIIDEAHRGYNPKGSFLANLLEADKNAVKIALTGTPLLKEERASWKVFGDYIHTYYYDKSIQDGYTLKIIREDIETSYRERLAEIYDKLDILVQKKDIKKSQIIEHDNYVKELLRYIIKDLNKFRTLHGDNTLGGMIICETSEQARKLYAYFDEIQAELNEESSKKSKLKAGLILHDSDDKETRKNIVKDFKKNMTIDILIVFNMLLTGFDAPRLKRLYFGRKLKDHNLLQAITRVNRPYKDNRYGYVIDFADIKRNFEETNEAYLKELNRFNEVEIEGGLPNIFSHVLEDKETLINKVKEARQILFDYTTDNLEEFSKEISEIEDKEVLLNIKRVLTEARDCFNIVRTFGDDELKEVFKKIEISRLPQMLSELQRHITLINQKEAFNGNEETKMLINEAMEEITFSFKKISEEELKIIAGGVDLNEKWKRAISKFVSNIDKDDPEYITLQEAFMEKFKEKGFVIDTMEEFERKSKEIEEVIKKLDELNRKNRALLNKYKGDKKFVRVHKRIREENNRIEKENKKRPVIISTYDDEIFKFLKSLKEKIDTKIYDRASILKNDAYFGKAVMADLMNNFREHEGNMFEIADPSATKENYKMYGDDSDRIFIRDRIVKEYLSQYNETYRF; encoded by the coding sequence ATGGCAAAAAAGAGTGAGTTTAATGAAGCAACAAGGGTACAAATGCCTGCTTTAGTTCATTTAACTAGAATAGGTTATGAATATATAGGAAAGATTTCAGAAGTTAGGACTGATATAGATTATCAGCCAGATACTAACATATTAATAGATGAATTTAAAAAACAATTTGAAAAATTAAATCCTGAGCATAAAGATAAATTTGATGATACTTTAAAAACTATAGTTCAAGAGTTAGATAATGATGACATAGGAAAGAGTTTTTATAAAAGATTAGTTTCAGTTTCTCCTATTAAATTAATAGACTTTGAGAATATCCAAAATAATAGTTTTTGTTGTACAGCAGAGTTTACTTGTAAGAATGGAGAAGAGGAGTTTAGACCAGATATAACTTTGTTTGTAAATGGACTTCCTTTGGTATTTGTAGAGGTAAAAAAACCAAATAATGATGGTGGAATTATTGCTGAAAGTAATAGAATGAATGAGAAAAGATTTCCTAATAAAAAATTTAGAAGATTCATAAATATAACTCAACTTATGATTTTTTCTAATAACATGGAATATGATGCTATGGGAGGAATAGTTCCAATACAGGGAGCTTTTTACTGTACAGCTTCAAAGAAAAAAGCTTTTTTTAACTGTTTTAGAGAAGATACAAAGGGAAATGAAGAGATACCAGAGTTTTTACAAAGTTTTCCATATAAGGAGATAGACAGGGATATTGAGAGAAAAATCCTAACAGATTTTAATAATCAAGTATTACACTTAGCTCCTGAATATCTAACTAATCTTGATGTAAATACACCTACTAATAGAATATTGACTTCTATGTGTAGTCCTGAAAGATTATTATATTTATTAAAATATGGTATAGCTTATGTAAATTTTGAAAAAGAAGTTGATGGTAAGATAGAATCTATTGAAGAAAAGCATATAATGAGATATCAACAGCTATTTGCTTCTCTGGCACTAAGAAAAAAATTAGAAGCTGGGATTAAGTCAGGAATAATATGGCATACTCAAGGAAGTGGAAAAACAGCTTTATCTTATCATTTAACAAATATACTTAAAGATTATTATTCAAGCAAAAATCAAGTAGCAAAATTTTATTTTATAGTGGATAGGTTAGATTTGTTAGAACAATCAAGTCAAGAGTTTGAAGCTAGGGGATTGAGTGTAAAAACAGCAAATACAAGAGCTGAACTTATGCAACAGTTTAGAGAAAATAAATCTTTAGAGGGGTCATCTGGACAAAATGAGATAACAGTAGTAAATATCCAAAGATTTGAAGAGGATAGAGAAAAGGTAGAGCTACCACCATACGCTACAAATTTACAAAGAGTTTTTATCATAGATGAAGCACACAGAGGATATAATCCCAAAGGTTCATTCTTAGCTAACCTATTAGAAGCAGATAAAAATGCTGTAAAAATAGCTCTTACAGGAACACCACTTTTAAAAGAGGAAAGAGCTTCTTGGAAAGTATTTGGAGATTATATCCACACATATTATTATGATAAATCAATTCAAGATGGATATACTTTAAAGATAATAAGAGAGGATATAGAAACTTCGTATAGAGAGAGATTAGCTGAGATTTATGATAAATTGGATATCTTAGTTCAAAAGAAAGATATTAAAAAGAGCCAAATTATAGAGCATGATAACTATGTAAAAGAGTTACTTAGATATATAATAAAGGATTTAAATAAGTTTAGAACACTACATGGAGATAATACTCTTGGGGGTATGATTATCTGTGAAACAAGTGAGCAAGCTAGAAAATTATATGCTTATTTTGATGAGATACAAGCAGAGTTAAATGAAGAATCATCTAAAAAGAGTAAGTTAAAAGCTGGATTAATTTTACATGATTCAGATGATAAAGAAACAAGAAAAAATATAGTCAAAGATTTTAAAAAGAATATGACAATAGATATTTTAATTGTATTCAATATGTTACTTACTGGATTTGATGCTCCTAGACTAAAGAGATTATATTTTGGTAGAAAGCTAAAAGACCATAACTTACTTCAAGCAATAACAAGAGTAAATAGACCATACAAAGATAATAGATATGGTTATGTTATAGACTTTGCAGATATAAAGAGAAATTTTGAAGAAACAAATGAAGCTTATTTAAAAGAGCTGAATAGATTTAATGAGGTAGAGATTGAGGGGGGATTACCTAATATCTTTTCTCATGTATTAGAGGATAAAGAAACTTTAATCAATAAGGTAAAAGAAGCAAGACAAATTCTATTTGACTATACTACTGATAATTTAGAAGAGTTTAGTAAGGAAATCTCTGAAATAGAGGATAAAGAAGTACTTTTAAATATAAAAAGAGTTTTAACAGAAGCAAGAGATTGTTTTAATATAGTTAGAACTTTTGGAGATGATGAACTAAAAGAGGTATTTAAAAAAATAGAGATTTCAAGATTACCTCAAATGCTATCTGAACTTCAAAGACATATTACATTGATTAATCAAAAAGAGGCTTTCAATGGAAATGAAGAAACTAAGATGTTGATTAATGAAGCTATGGAAGAGATAACTTTTTCTTTTAAAAAGATATCTGAGGAAGAGTTGAAAATAATAGCTGGTGGAGTAGATTTAAATGAGAAGTGGAAGAGAGCAATTAGTAAATTTGTAAGTAATATAGATAAAGATGATCCAGAGTATATAACATTACAAGAAGCATTTATGGAAAAGTTCAAGGAAAAAGGTTTTGTTATAGATACTATGGAAGAGTTTGAAAGAAAGTCTAAAGAGATAGAAGAGGTAATAAAAAAACTAGATGAGTTAAATAGAAAGAATAGAGCCTTATTAAATAAATATAAAGGGGATAAAAAATTTGTAAGAGTTCATAAAAGAATTCGTGAAGAGAATAATAGGATTGAAAAGGAAAATAAGAAAAGACCTGTTATAATCTCTACATATGATGATGAAATCTTTAAATTCCTTAAAAGTTTAAAAGAGAAAATAGATACAAAAATATATGATAGAGCAAGTATTTTAAAAAATGATGCTTATTTTGGAAAAGCTGTAATGGCTGACCTTATGAATAATTTTAGAGAGCATGAAGGAAATATGTTTGAAATAGCAGACCCTAGTGCAACGAAAGAAAATTATAAAATGTATGGGGATGATTCTGACCGTATTTTTATAAGAGATAGAATTGTAAAAGAGTATTTAAGCCAATATAATGAAACATATAGGTTTTAA
- a CDS encoding DEAD/DEAH box helicase family protein, translated as MNVSFIRDSGMRLLIKDLKEAKEQGKKIKILTSDYMKVTEPNALYRLLEIGGVKIFDNPLNKSFHPKTYIFKKKDNFEIYVGSSNISYSALISGVEWNYHFLSGENEDVKEILEEFSELYENNSFDLSLEWLREYEKRYRKSEYGEIFDDKEKIKNEIIEPIKFQIPALYELSKTREEGYKKAMIVVGTGLGKTYLAVFDSMNFKRVLFIAHRDEILRGARKSFESVYKNERTYGYFNGLEKDSEKDIVFASISTLSRDEYLKDSWFKRDSFDYIVVDEFHHSSSKSYLKVLEYFEPKFLLGLTATPDRADNGDIYKLCDYNIAYECDFRVGINNGWLVPFEYFGIYDDIDYSLIPWRSGKYDLTELENALIVEKRVELVYKKYMEFRKNFTVGFCAGVRHCQIMNDYFKKQKIKSEIIIGETPISKRQEIIEKFKNGEIEVIFTVDIFNEGVDIPCIDTLLFLRPTSSYTIFIQQLGRGLRTFERKDKLRVLDFVGNYKGAELKPLFLTGNYKRGKGIINTTDKEFILPEGCRAEFSFKLIEHFESFKRKNIRQEELVKEDYKALIENLEKIPTLMETYTFGEVPVHMYIKVFKSWYNFQKEMEVLTTEQNLYSNKAIDFLNFLETTSMTKSYKMPLFLSLLDDLSQSKTLTEIGEYFRKFYQSEEHRKDLNNKKHQDWENWSNKKFEKLAEDNPIKYLTENGKNIEFFVYEDKKFTLNLELFNEFRENKSLLAEVRERIEYRVINYFSRKYMED; from the coding sequence ATGAATGTTTCTTTTATCAGAGATTCTGGAATGAGATTACTAATAAAAGATTTAAAAGAAGCTAAGGAACAAGGAAAAAAGATAAAAATTCTTACAAGTGACTATATGAAAGTAACAGAACCTAATGCTCTATATAGATTATTAGAGATTGGTGGAGTTAAGATTTTTGATAATCCTCTTAATAAATCTTTTCATCCTAAAACATATATATTTAAAAAGAAAGATAATTTTGAAATATATGTTGGGTCTTCTAATATATCCTATTCAGCCCTTATAAGTGGAGTAGAGTGGAATTACCACTTTTTAAGTGGAGAGAATGAAGATGTAAAAGAGATTTTAGAGGAATTTTCAGAGCTTTATGAGAATAATAGCTTTGACCTTTCTCTTGAATGGTTAAGAGAGTATGAGAAAAGATATAGAAAAAGTGAATATGGAGAGATATTTGACGATAAAGAAAAGATAAAAAATGAGATAATTGAACCTATAAAGTTCCAAATACCAGCCCTTTATGAATTGTCTAAAACAAGGGAAGAGGGGTATAAAAAGGCTATGATAGTAGTAGGAACAGGACTTGGAAAAACTTATCTAGCTGTATTTGATTCTATGAATTTTAAAAGAGTTCTATTTATAGCTCATAGAGATGAGATATTAAGAGGAGCAAGAAAATCTTTTGAAAGTGTATATAAAAATGAAAGAACTTATGGATATTTTAATGGACTTGAAAAAGATAGTGAGAAAGATATTGTTTTTGCTAGTATATCAACACTTTCAAGGGATGAATATTTAAAAGATAGTTGGTTTAAAAGAGATAGCTTTGACTATATAGTAGTAGATGAATTTCATCATAGTAGTTCAAAAAGTTATTTAAAAGTATTAGAGTATTTTGAACCTAAATTCCTTTTAGGACTTACTGCAACACCAGATAGAGCAGATAATGGAGATATATATAAGTTATGTGACTATAATATAGCTTATGAGTGTGATTTTAGAGTTGGAATTAATAATGGTTGGTTAGTTCCCTTTGAATATTTTGGAATATATGATGATATTGATTATTCTCTTATTCCTTGGAGAAGTGGAAAGTATGATTTGACTGAACTAGAAAATGCTTTGATAGTTGAGAAAAGAGTAGAGTTAGTTTATAAGAAATATATGGAGTTTAGAAAGAATTTCACTGTTGGATTTTGTGCTGGAGTAAGACATTGTCAAATAATGAATGATTACTTTAAAAAGCAGAAAATAAAAAGTGAGATAATAATAGGAGAAACACCAATTTCTAAAAGGCAAGAGATAATAGAAAAGTTTAAAAATGGCGAGATAGAAGTAATTTTTACTGTGGATATATTTAATGAGGGAGTGGATATTCCTTGTATAGATACTCTATTATTTTTACGTCCTACATCTTCGTATACTATCTTTATTCAACAACTTGGAAGAGGACTTAGAACTTTTGAAAGGAAGGATAAGTTGAGAGTTTTAGATTTTGTAGGAAACTATAAAGGTGCTGAATTAAAACCACTATTTTTAACTGGGAACTACAAAAGAGGAAAAGGAATAATCAACACTACTGATAAAGAGTTTATTCTTCCAGAGGGATGCAGAGCAGAGTTTAGTTTCAAATTAATTGAACATTTTGAATCATTTAAAAGAAAAAATATAAGACAAGAAGAGCTTGTAAAGGAAGATTATAAAGCCCTTATAGAAAACTTAGAAAAAATACCTACTCTTATGGAAACTTATACTTTTGGAGAAGTACCAGTACATATGTATATAAAGGTTTTTAAAAGTTGGTATAATTTTCAAAAGGAGATGGAAGTTTTAACTACTGAACAAAATTTATATTCTAATAAAGCTATAGATTTTTTAAATTTTTTAGAAACTACATCTATGACAAAATCATATAAGATGCCACTTTTTTTATCACTTCTTGATGATTTAAGTCAAAGTAAAACTCTTACAGAGATAGGAGAATACTTTAGAAAATTTTATCAAAGTGAGGAGCATAGAAAAGATTTAAATAATAAGAAACATCAAGATTGGGAAAATTGGAGTAATAAGAAATTTGAAAAGTTAGCTGAGGATAATCCTATTAAATATCTTACTGAAAATGGAAAAAATATAGAGTTTTTTGTTTATGAAGATAAAAAGTTTACTCTTAACTTGGAGCTTTTTAATGAGTTTAGAGAGAATAAGAGTTTGTTAGCTGAAGTAAGAGAAAGAATAGAGTATAGAGTTATAAATTATTTTAGTAGAAAATATATGGAGGATTGA
- a CDS encoding N-6 DNA methylase translates to MPIREKTLKLIDELKSTCQTYGMGNNGDEYKIITQIFMYKFLNDKFGYELKKISDEIKKAEKWEIAYTEMSEGERRFLLDTLDPDTLILNPEHLISNLWNQQAKGDFDIILDNTMKDIALKNIDIFSTQTTQNTKIPIFEPLTVCVTDVNERANFARALVDKLVGFSFEEAFEKHYDFFATIFEYLIKDYNTSGGGTYAEYYTPHAIAAIMAKLLVGDSKNLHNIEVYDPSAGTGTLLMALSHEIGENKCTIYAQDISQKSNKMLKLNLIINGLVLSLDHAIQGDTLVNPYHKSDDGTKLREFDFIVSNPPFKMDFSDTRERIASMPVRFWAGVPNVPKTKKKSMAIYTCFIQHVINSLKKGSGKGAIVVPTGFLTAKSGVENKILKKIVDEKIIYGAISMPSNIFANTGTNVSVLFFDDSKKSDKVILIDASKLGEEYQDGKNKKIRLREDEITKIIDTFKNKVAEDDFSVAVTYDEIKEKNYSLSAGQYFEVKIEYVELTQEEFNEKMSTFTSNLQKYFEEGKSLEEEILKGLGELKYE, encoded by the coding sequence ATGCCGATAAGAGAGAAAACATTAAAATTAATAGATGAGTTAAAATCAACTTGTCAAACTTATGGAATGGGAAATAATGGAGATGAATATAAAATAATTACTCAAATATTTATGTATAAATTTTTAAATGATAAGTTTGGTTATGAGTTAAAGAAAATATCAGATGAGATAAAAAAAGCTGAGAAATGGGAGATAGCTTATACAGAGATGAGTGAAGGGGAGAGAAGATTTTTACTTGATACTTTAGACCCAGATACTCTAATTTTAAATCCAGAACACCTTATATCTAATTTATGGAATCAACAAGCAAAAGGGGATTTTGACATAATTTTAGATAATACAATGAAAGATATAGCACTAAAAAATATAGATATATTTTCAACTCAAACAACTCAAAACACAAAGATACCTATTTTTGAGCCATTAACTGTATGTGTAACTGATGTAAATGAGAGAGCTAATTTTGCAAGAGCTTTAGTAGATAAATTAGTTGGATTCTCTTTTGAAGAGGCTTTTGAAAAGCACTATGATTTCTTTGCTACAATCTTTGAATATTTAATAAAAGATTATAATACATCTGGTGGGGGAACATATGCTGAATACTATACTCCACATGCAATAGCCGCAATAATGGCAAAACTTTTAGTAGGAGATAGTAAAAATCTACATAATATAGAGGTATATGACCCAAGTGCGGGAACAGGAACATTATTAATGGCTCTATCACATGAGATAGGAGAGAATAAGTGTACTATCTATGCTCAAGATATCTCTCAGAAAAGTAATAAGATGTTAAAGCTAAATCTAATTATAAATGGATTAGTTCTATCATTAGACCATGCAATTCAAGGAGATACTTTAGTAAACCCATATCACAAAAGTGATGATGGAACTAAATTAAGAGAGTTTGACTTTATAGTTTCAAACCCACCATTTAAAATGGATTTCTCAGATACAAGAGAAAGAATAGCAAGTATGCCAGTTAGATTTTGGGCAGGTGTTCCAAATGTGCCTAAAACTAAAAAGAAGTCAATGGCAATTTATACATGTTTTATTCAACATGTTATAAACTCATTAAAAAAAGGTAGTGGAAAGGGAGCTATTGTTGTTCCTACTGGATTTTTAACTGCTAAAAGTGGAGTAGAGAATAAGATATTAAAGAAAATAGTAGATGAGAAAATTATTTATGGGGCTATCAGTATGCCGTCAAATATATTTGCTAATACTGGTACAAATGTATCTGTGTTATTCTTTGATGATTCAAAAAAATCTGATAAAGTAATATTGATAGATGCTTCTAAATTGGGAGAAGAGTATCAAGATGGAAAGAACAAAAAGATAAGACTTAGAGAAGATGAGATAACAAAGATTATAGATACATTTAAAAATAAGGTAGCTGAAGATGATTTTTCAGTAGCTGTAACTTATGATGAGATAAAAGAAAAGAACTATTCATTATCAGCTGGTCAATATTTTGAAGTAAAGATAGAGTATGTAGAGCTTACTCAAGAAGAGTTTAATGAAAAAATGTCAACTTTTACTTCTAATCTTCAAAAATATTTTGAAGAGGGGAAATCTCTTGAAGAGGAAATATTAAAGGGATTAGGAGAGTTGAAGTATGAATAA
- a CDS encoding class I SAM-dependent methyltransferase produces the protein MSVKFYNDNVESFFNQTVKADMSYLYSKFLEKLPQNNGKILDLGCGSGRDSKYFKNLGFEVVALDMSEELAKRAGEYIGQEVIVKDMRELNFHNEFVGVWACASILHIPIEEVKVVFEKVFESLKNGGIFYSSFKYGEKDYLKDGREFTCFTPERFFQYFPQYKENIVEIFETSDVREGREGEKWFNIIMRKTG, from the coding sequence ATGTCTGTAAAATTTTATAATGACAATGTTGAAAGCTTTTTTAATCAGACTGTTAAAGCTGATATGAGCTATTTATATAGTAAATTCTTAGAAAAATTACCTCAAAATAATGGGAAAATATTAGATTTAGGTTGTGGAAGTGGAAGGGATAGCAAATACTTTAAAAATCTAGGATTTGAAGTGGTAGCCTTAGATATGTCTGAAGAGTTAGCTAAAAGAGCAGGAGAATATATAGGTCAAGAGGTTATTGTTAAAGATATGAGAGAACTTAACTTTCATAATGAGTTTGTTGGAGTGTGGGCTTGTGCTTCCATTTTACATATACCAATTGAAGAAGTTAAAGTTGTTTTTGAAAAAGTATTTGAGAGTTTAAAAAATGGTGGTATCTTCTATTCATCTTTTAAGTATGGAGAAAAGGACTATCTCAAAGATGGAAGAGAGTTTACTTGTTTCACTCCAGAGAGATTTTTTCAATATTTCCCTCAATATAAAGAGAATATAGTAGAAATATTTGAAACTTCTGATGTTAGAGAGGGGAGAGAAGGGGAAAAGTGGTTTAATATTATAATGAGAAAGACTGGGTAG
- a CDS encoding ATP-binding protein — MYRKIFQYLKEWKESPYRKPLILQGARQVGKTHSVLTFGKNEYENVAYFNFETDIRLKETFEENINPDYLIPILSRLSNQTIIKEKTLIFFDEIQLCEKALTSLKYFYEQAPEYHIIVAGSLLGIAVNRQEFSFPVGKVDIKTLYPMDLEEFLLAMGEEELIKIIKKSFDENAPMPSVLHDVALEYYRKYLVVGGMPECVIKFRETQNYTLIRHTQDMILLSYLNDMSKYNVTNEIKKTRLVYDNITVQLSKENTRFQYKLIKSGGRASEFENAIEWLILSGITSRIYGLEDIMKPLENYKNTEAFKIYVSDVGLLCAKKEIVPEDILYLSNELNDFKGGMTENYVNIQLNVKEYTQYYWKAPKGAHEIDFIIMREGKIIPIEVKSADNTRSKSLDYYMKKYQPEYGIKISTKNFGFENGVKSIPLYATFCI; from the coding sequence ATGTATAGAAAGATTTTTCAATATTTAAAAGAATGGAAAGAAAGTCCATATAGAAAACCACTTATATTGCAAGGGGCAAGACAAGTAGGGAAAACTCACTCTGTTCTAACTTTTGGAAAAAATGAATATGAAAATGTTGCATACTTTAATTTTGAAACTGATATTAGATTGAAAGAAACATTTGAAGAAAATATAAATCCAGATTACTTAATTCCAATACTTTCTAGATTATCAAATCAAACTATAATAAAGGAGAAAACCCTTATATTTTTTGATGAGATACAACTTTGTGAAAAAGCTTTAACATCATTAAAATATTTCTATGAACAAGCTCCAGAATATCATATTATTGTGGCAGGTAGTTTACTTGGAATAGCTGTAAATAGACAAGAGTTTTCATTTCCAGTGGGGAAGGTAGATATTAAAACTCTATATCCAATGGATTTAGAGGAGTTTTTATTAGCTATGGGAGAAGAGGAGTTAATAAAAATTATTAAAAAATCCTTTGATGAGAATGCTCCTATGCCAAGTGTATTACATGATGTTGCTTTAGAATATTATAGAAAATACTTAGTAGTTGGAGGAATGCCAGAGTGTGTAATTAAATTTAGAGAAACACAAAATTATACTTTGATTAGACATACTCAAGATATGATATTACTAAGTTATTTAAATGATATGAGTAAGTACAATGTTACAAATGAGATAAAAAAGACAAGGTTAGTTTATGATAATATTACTGTACAGCTCTCTAAGGAGAATACAAGATTTCAATATAAGCTAATAAAATCAGGTGGAAGAGCTTCAGAATTTGAAAATGCTATTGAGTGGTTAATACTTTCAGGGATAACTTCTAGGATATATGGATTAGAAGATATTATGAAACCTTTAGAGAACTATAAGAATACAGAGGCTTTTAAAATCTATGTATCAGATGTAGGACTTCTATGTGCTAAAAAGGAGATAGTACCAGAGGATATATTATATCTTTCAAATGAGTTAAATGACTTTAAAGGTGGAATGACTGAGAACTATGTAAATATTCAACTCAATGTAAAAGAATACACTCAATACTATTGGAAAGCACCAAAGGGAGCACATGAGATAGATTTTATTATTATGAGAGAGGGAAAAATAATTCCAATAGAGGTAAAATCTGCTGATAATACTAGGTCTAAAAGCTTGGATTACTATATGAAAAAATATCAGCCAGAGTATGGTATTAAGATTTCAACTAAAAACTTTGGCTTTGAAAATGGAGTAAAGAGTATTCCTCTATATGCAACTTTTTGTATTTAA